From the Lysinibacillus fusiformis genome, the window TTCGAATTGTAGTCGTTTTACCTGCCCCATTTGGGCCTAAAAATCCATATATTTCACCTTTACGTATTTGTAAGTTCAAATTTGATACAGCTTGCTCTTTCCCAAAGCTTTTTGATAAGTTTTGTGTTTGTACGATATATTCCAATGTCCTCACCTCTTTAACTATCATAAAAAGGGAAGTTTAAAAACAGGTATGGGCCAAGTTTAAATTTTGTTTAAAAAATATTTCTAACATAAAAAATTCTGCGAAGCATTTATTTCTCAAGCTTCGCAGAATTCTTTATGATGACTTTTGTGCCGGAGTGATCGGAATGGATGTCCCATTCTAGATGCATGCCCCTTATCATGACATCAACAATCGATAAGCCAATTCCCGCACCCTTTGCATTTGATTCATTTTTCATTCCTTGCCCATGATCCTCAATAATAAATGCTGTATAACTCTCCGTCGATACCGTTTTCACGCTTATATATTTCCCGCTATTCGCATGACGTAGTATATTTTGGAAAATATTATCAAATACTCGTCCTAACCATAATGGATCAACACGCCATTCAACTGGTTCAAATGCCTGCAGTTCAATATCGATGGTGAAACCTTCTCGCTCAAAAACTGGGTACCATGTCGTTAGGTGTTCCCGCACAAATCGAATCACATTGATGTCTTTCGGTTCAAATTTATATTTACTTGCCATAAGCAATGTGTAGGACATCAAATTTTCAATTAAAGCATCAATATTCACTATGGATGTTTCCATAGCCTTTAATGCCTGCTTCCCGTCCTCTGATAATGCCTCTTTACTAATTGAATAGGATTGTGCTCTTACTTTCGTTAAAGGTGTCCGTAAATCATGTGATAAATTAGCAATCAGTTCACGTCTTAGTTGCTCTTCTTTTTGTTGGCGTTGCTTGCTTTCTCGCAGCTCGCTGACCATTCTATTAAAACTGTGCTCCAGTTGACCAATTTCGTCTCTCTTTTTCACATGAATTTCAATAGGTAAACCATCTACATCACGTATCTCCATAGCTTCTTGGAGATGTAATAGTCTTTTGCGAATTCCCTTGAAAAACAAAAGCGAAACCACAATAAAAAATAGAATAACGGCAACAACGCCAAAAAATAAAAAGTTACCATAGTTATCGTAGACCTTAATAAGCGGAGGATTAAATGCTACTCTTGAAATCTCTAGTACAATAAAGCCATTTGACATATCATCGTCTAAGAAGGCTATAACAGTAAATGGATCGCCTCCATAGCGCTCTTTTATAAATTGGGTTGTATAGGCTGGTGTCCACTTTGCTGGCAACTGCTCCTTTACATTCAAAGTAGTCAGTAAGTTCCCCTCTTCACTTACCCAAAACATAGAAGCAGTAGGAAATTGCTCTTGCCACTTTTGAAAAAGCTGCGTAATAGTATCATCTGTCACATTGGTCATATTTTTAGCCTGAGCATGCCATTGCTTTTCAATATCACTTTCTACGAGAACTCCGCTGGAAAATTCCCCTGTCCCTGTTTTTGTAATGCCTAATACGAAAATAGCAACACCAAGATAGGAAATTTGAACAATGGATATGGCGAATAAAATAATGAGCATATATTTCGCTAATAATGATCGAAAAAATTTCATAGTTTCACCCTATAGCCAATTCCTCTGATTGTTTCAATAATCATGGGCTTTGCAGGATCTATTTCTATCTTTTCTCTTAAGTACCGTATA encodes:
- a CDS encoding sensor histidine kinase — encoded protein: MKFFRSLLAKYMLIILFAISIVQISYLGVAIFVLGITKTGTGEFSSGVLVESDIEKQWHAQAKNMTNVTDDTITQLFQKWQEQFPTASMFWVSEEGNLLTTLNVKEQLPAKWTPAYTTQFIKERYGGDPFTVIAFLDDDMSNGFIVLEISRVAFNPPLIKVYDNYGNFLFFGVVAVILFFIVVSLLFFKGIRKRLLHLQEAMEIRDVDGLPIEIHVKKRDEIGQLEHSFNRMVSELRESKQRQQKEEQLRRELIANLSHDLRTPLTKVRAQSYSISKEALSEDGKQALKAMETSIVNIDALIENLMSYTLLMASKYKFEPKDINVIRFVREHLTTWYPVFEREGFTIDIELQAFEPVEWRVDPLWLGRVFDNIFQNILRHANSGKYISVKTVSTESYTAFIIEDHGQGMKNESNAKGAGIGLSIVDVMIRGMHLEWDIHSDHSGTKVIIKNSAKLEK